One window of the Verrucomicrobiales bacterium genome contains the following:
- a CDS encoding PD40 domain-containing protein — MNRWWILFLLLGSGTAHSAVSYTREVLPIFKKSCLSCHRPGKEKGGLDLTSYAAIVKGGKHGDLLSLKDPRHSVLLEQITGPKPAMPKDDDPLTPAEIHIVKTWLLAGAPDDTPKPSQLPPQPAIYSAPPVLRAIAFSPDGRWLAVGGQREVLLLDSTNQAAGPRLVGEATRIESFEFSPDGHQLAVAASSPGRSGEVQIWEIPSATPRHVYQVAHDSAYGIHWSPDGTRVALGVADKTARVLRVADGKELVRFDQHSDWVWGAVFVKDGTQIVTASRDRSMKLVDAATGALIDVLNRDTEPIVCLAKHPKENWVVFGSEVRPRLYKAEAKPDNINPDRDPNAIREFEHFDRGVTAVAFSPDGKFLATSGNPPGEVRVHAVENGQRKVTLRGHQGAVFALAFTPDGSRLATAGFEGRIRIFDWARERMITNLIPVTITPLSVKNPG, encoded by the coding sequence TTCAAAAAATCCTGCCTGAGCTGCCATCGTCCAGGCAAGGAGAAGGGCGGGCTGGACCTCACCAGCTACGCGGCCATCGTCAAAGGGGGGAAACACGGGGATCTGCTGAGCCTCAAGGATCCGAGGCACAGCGTGCTGCTCGAGCAGATCACGGGCCCCAAACCGGCGATGCCGAAGGACGACGACCCGCTCACGCCCGCCGAGATCCATATCGTGAAGACTTGGCTGTTGGCTGGTGCGCCCGACGACACTCCAAAGCCTTCCCAGTTGCCGCCTCAACCCGCGATCTATTCCGCGCCCCCGGTTCTGAGAGCCATCGCCTTCAGCCCCGACGGACGGTGGCTCGCGGTCGGGGGACAGCGAGAAGTGCTCCTGCTGGATTCTACGAACCAGGCAGCCGGCCCCAGGTTGGTCGGCGAGGCCACACGCATCGAGTCCTTCGAGTTCTCGCCCGATGGACACCAACTCGCGGTGGCCGCCAGCTCTCCGGGCCGTTCTGGCGAAGTCCAGATCTGGGAGATCCCAAGCGCCACGCCCCGTCACGTTTACCAAGTGGCCCATGACTCCGCCTACGGGATCCATTGGTCACCCGATGGCACACGAGTGGCGCTCGGCGTTGCCGACAAGACGGCCCGAGTGCTGAGGGTGGCGGACGGGAAAGAACTGGTTCGCTTTGATCAGCACAGCGACTGGGTGTGGGGAGCAGTCTTTGTCAAGGATGGGACACAGATCGTCACCGCAAGCCGCGATCGTTCGATGAAGCTGGTCGACGCGGCGACGGGAGCCCTCATCGACGTGCTCAACCGGGACACCGAACCCATTGTCTGCCTCGCCAAGCATCCCAAGGAAAACTGGGTGGTGTTCGGCTCAGAGGTACGACCGCGGCTCTACAAGGCAGAAGCGAAGCCCGACAACATCAACCCGGACCGCGACCCCAACGCCATCCGAGAGTTTGAGCACTTTGACCGAGGGGTCACCGCGGTCGCATTCAGTCCCGACGGGAAGTTCCTCGCAACCTCCGGCAACCCTCCGGGAGAAGTTCGTGTTCATGCTGTGGAGAATGGCCAGCGAAAGGTGACGCTCCGCGGACATCAGGGTGCCGTCTTCGCCCTCGCCTTCACTCCCGACGGCTCCCGACTGGCGACGGCAGGGTTTGAGGGAAGGATTAGGATCTTCGACTGGGCTCGGGAGCGGATGATCACGAACCTGATCCCGGTTACCATCACTCCTCTCAGCGTAAAGAATCCCGGGTAG